The Oryza glaberrima chromosome 9, OglaRS2, whole genome shotgun sequence genome includes a window with the following:
- the LOC127784629 gene encoding ervatamin-C-like yields the protein MAPFMACASPPVLTLALLASCGALLATSMLPARATAGSCLDVGDMVMMDRFRAWQGAHNRSYPSAEEALQRFDVYRRNAEFIDAVNLRGDLTYQLAENEFADLTEEEFLATYTGYYAGDGPVDDSVITTGAGDVDASFSYRVDVPASVDWRAQGAVVPPKSQTSTCSSCWAFVTAATIESLNMIKTGKLVSLSEQQLVDCDSYDGGCNLGSYGRAYKWVVENGGLTTEADYPYTARRGPCNRTKSAHHAAKITGFGKVPPRNEAALQAAVARQPMAVAIEVGSGMQFYKGGVYTGPCGTRLAHAVTVVGYGTDMSSGAKYWTIKNSWGQSWGERGYIRILRDVGGPGLCGVTLDIAYPTLTL from the exons ATGGCACCATTCATGGCGTGCGCCTCGCCACCGGTACTCACGCTGGCCCTGCTCGCGTCGTGCGGTGCCCTTCTCGCCACCTCCATGCTCCCGGCGCGTGCGACGGCGGGCAGCTGCTTGGACGTCGGCGACATGGTGATGATGGACAGGTTCCGCGCTTGGCAGGGAGCTCACAACCGGTCGTACCCGAGCGCAGAAGAGGCGCTGCAGCGCTTCGATGTGTACCGCCGCAACGCGGAGTTCATCGACGCCGTCAACCTGCGCGGCGACCTCACTTACCAGCTCGCCGAGAACGAGTTCGCAGACCTCACCGAGGAGGAGTTCCTGGCCACGTACACCGGGTACTACGCTGGCGATGGCCCCGTGGACGACTCCGTTATCACGACGGGTGCCGGAGACGTCGACGCCAGCTTCTCCTACCGCGTGGACGTTCCGGCCAGTGTCGACTGGAGGGCCCAAGGCGCCGTTGTgcctcccaagtcccaaacGTCAACATGCA GTAGCTGCTGGGCGTTCGTGACAGCGGCGACCATCGAGAGCCTGAACATGATCAAGACGGGGAAGCTGGTCTCTCTGTCAGAGCAGCAGCTGGTGGACTGCGACAGCTATGACGGCGGCTGCAACTTAGGGTCGTACGGGCGGGCGTACAAATGGGTTGTCGAGAACGGTGGCCTCACCACAGAGGCGGACTACCCGTACACGGCGCGGCGGGGGCCCTGCAACCGCACCAAGTCCGCGCACCATGCCGCCAAGATCACTGGCTTCGGGAAGGTGCCGCCGCGGAACGAGGCGGCGTTGCAGGCCGCCGTCGCTCGGCAGCCCATGGCTGTGGCCATCGAGGTCGGTAGCGGGATGCAGTTCTACAAGGGTGGCGTTTACACGGGCCCGTGCGGCACGCGCCTAGCGCACGCCGTCACCGTCGTTGGATACGGCACCGACATGTCTTCCGGCGCCAAGTACTGGACCATCAAGAACTCATGGGGCCAGTCATGGGGCGAGCGCGGCTACATCCGGATTCTCCGCGACGTCGGTGGCCCCGGCCTGTGTGGCGTCA